The following proteins are co-located in the Bathymodiolus thermophilus thioautotrophic gill symbiont genome:
- a CDS encoding LysR family transcriptional regulator — translation MINYTLKQLYSFEAVVRLKSFTKASKALNITQPAVYMQIQQLSQNIGTELLNTKGKTVTPTFIGTKLYQTCLRVIATLEQSKADIEQTLHPDSGHLEITTTTTTNAFVSRILAQFKKQYPDMTFHLEVTNRKLLLEKLSNHNANLVIMGEPPADMSLITQPFMENPLIAISHPDHPLLKNQHNSIKALRRETLITREQGSGTRMTIERTLGMKFNSEIEINSNEAIIEAVQAGLGVGFVSKHTVQLELKHNIIKQLNVDKLPIIRHWHVVHNAKIQLSPIAQRFKNFIIENGQPLSKSKGIAQSH, via the coding sequence ATGATTAATTACACACTTAAGCAACTATATAGCTTTGAGGCAGTTGTGCGTTTAAAAAGTTTTACCAAAGCCAGTAAAGCATTAAACATTACTCAACCCGCCGTTTATATGCAAATCCAACAACTCAGTCAAAACATCGGCACCGAATTACTTAACACCAAAGGAAAAACCGTAACCCCCACTTTCATTGGCACAAAACTATACCAAACCTGCCTACGCGTCATCGCCACCCTTGAGCAATCAAAAGCCGATATTGAGCAAACCCTACACCCCGACTCAGGACACTTAGAAATCACCACCACCACGACTACCAACGCCTTCGTCTCTCGCATCTTGGCACAATTTAAAAAGCAATATCCTGACATGACCTTCCACCTAGAAGTTACCAACCGCAAACTCCTCCTAGAAAAACTCTCCAACCACAACGCCAATTTGGTCATTATGGGCGAACCCCCTGCCGATATGTCCCTCATCACTCAACCCTTTATGGAAAACCCACTCATCGCCATCTCTCACCCCGACCACCCCCTACTTAAAAACCAGCACAATTCCATCAAAGCCCTCAGAAGAGAAACCCTCATTACCCGCGAGCAAGGCTCCGGCACTCGCATGACCATCGAAAGAACCCTAGGTATGAAATTCAACTCAGAAATTGAAATCAACTCCAACGAAGCCATTATTGAAGCAGTCCAAGCAGGACTTGGCGTCGGTTTTGTCTCCAAACACACCGTGCAACTAGAACTCAAACATAACATCATCAAACAACTCAATGTTGACAAACTCCCCATCATTCGCCACTGGCATGTCGTTCACAACGCCAAAATCCAACTCTCACCCATTGCACAACGCTTTAAAAACTTTATTATTGAGAATGGGCAGCCGCTTTCAAAAAGCAAGGGTATTGCACAGTCGCATTAG
- a CDS encoding ribulose bisphosphate carboxylase small subunit, with protein MQDYQSSLGNADSRMFETFSYLPTMTAEQTRQQIQYIVDKGWNPSVEHTEPEHAAGSYWYMWKLPMFGETDVDAILRELEACHTAHPDNHVRLLGLDNFAQCAGTSMVIYRGKTV; from the coding sequence ATGCAAGATTATCAATCAAGTTTAGGTAATGCAGACAGTCGTATGTTTGAGACTTTTTCATACTTACCAACAATGACTGCTGAGCAAACTCGTCAGCAAATTCAATACATCGTTGACAAAGGCTGGAACCCAAGTGTTGAACACACTGAGCCTGAGCATGCTGCCGGTTCATACTGGTATATGTGGAAGCTTCCAATGTTTGGTGAAACAGATGTTGACGCTATCTTAAGAGAGTTAGAAGCTTGTCATACCGCACACCCGGACAATCATGTTCGTTTGTTAGGTTTAGACAACTTTGCTCAGTGCGCAGGCACTTCAATGGTTATTTACCGTGGTAAAACGGTTTAA
- a CDS encoding nitric oxide reductase activation protein NorD: MAKILLEEYAEFLEKITPEVKSVLDATFQEATRVISPAGLKEYLDGAKALCDLGRGNDLVIIYLEVMPQIAKECGEDIIPDCVTAAMKASSMTSGEVIGLLLSNLPVVARHLGDAQLVRGYLTLIHQLASTAARGLRPMLLHIDELLSKLTLSGLRRWANFGAKAYRRDFNNLTAYFALESADSRAMLEKERRGVLFVRVQRKLNFYLRALWGRDFFIRPTGADYTDFRPYIEDRIFYVPDALDDTTVDGMAIEGLEVYRATVAHMASHLMYTSQPMSAEQLSPAQMFFIGLLEDARVEYKAVQAFPGLKKLWCSLMKLQHEEPAEHPTMAVLENFALQLLDDSVVGKDAQLNAFAKKFHAEIEANQDDNHFAWLMGIELYNLFAGKKAVPSLRILERYRIDYRDDNRIVWHYEDINWDMGVEYMAASQKQTRYKVSPLMMAHEVDCELAGDDAQEIWTCTDLMRTYEDDLTDDAQSFNETMGKEPISDPFHYQEWDYQIQLHRPDWVTIYERRAPKGNAEDIEDILTEYKPIAHRIRQIIDLLTPAGVQRQRGMEDGDEVDINAAIDAMIAIRMGEQPNPRITMRNVLNTRDLSVVVLLDLSESTNETMAGSDKTVLQLTREAATLVATAIEGIGDPFALHGFASDGRHDVQYFRLKDFNQHFDDEAKSRLAGMKGGLSTRMGAALRHAGTHLHKQNEKRKLILLVTDGEPADIDENDPQHLRFDTKKAVEELYSTGVLTYCLTLDPNADTYVKRIFGENNYTVVDNVEKLPEQLPLLFASLTA; the protein is encoded by the coding sequence ATGGCAAAAATATTACTAGAAGAATACGCTGAATTCTTAGAAAAAATCACACCCGAAGTAAAAAGTGTCTTAGATGCTACTTTTCAAGAAGCTACGCGTGTGATTTCCCCTGCTGGGTTGAAAGAATATCTAGATGGGGCAAAGGCGCTTTGTGACTTGGGGCGTGGTAACGATTTGGTGATTATTTATTTAGAGGTAATGCCTCAAATTGCTAAGGAATGTGGCGAAGATATTATTCCTGATTGCGTTACGGCTGCTATGAAAGCATCGTCAATGACTTCTGGTGAAGTGATTGGATTGTTGTTGTCGAATTTGCCTGTTGTGGCTAGGCATTTAGGCGATGCGCAATTGGTGCGAGGTTATTTAACGCTTATTCATCAGCTGGCATCAACGGCTGCGCGTGGTTTGCGTCCGATGTTGTTGCATATTGATGAATTGTTGTCTAAATTAACATTAAGTGGCTTGCGTCGTTGGGCAAATTTTGGTGCCAAGGCTTATCGTCGAGATTTTAATAATTTAACAGCTTATTTTGCGCTTGAATCGGCGGATTCTCGTGCGATGTTGGAAAAAGAAAGGCGTGGCGTGCTGTTTGTTAGGGTGCAGCGAAAACTTAATTTTTATCTGCGTGCTTTATGGGGTCGTGATTTTTTCATTCGTCCAACGGGGGCAGACTATACCGATTTTCGCCCTTATATTGAAGACCGTATTTTTTATGTGCCTGATGCGCTTGATGACACAACAGTTGATGGAATGGCCATTGAAGGGCTAGAAGTTTATCGTGCTACTGTGGCACATATGGCCTCTCATTTGATGTACACCAGTCAACCAATGTCTGCCGAGCAATTGTCACCTGCACAAATGTTTTTCATTGGTTTATTAGAAGATGCGCGTGTGGAATATAAGGCTGTGCAAGCCTTTCCGGGGCTGAAAAAATTGTGGTGTTCATTGATGAAATTACAACATGAAGAGCCTGCCGAGCATCCTACTATGGCAGTTTTGGAAAACTTTGCATTGCAATTATTAGACGACAGTGTTGTTGGAAAAGATGCGCAGTTAAATGCATTTGCCAAAAAATTCCACGCTGAAATTGAAGCCAATCAAGACGACAATCATTTTGCTTGGCTAATGGGTATCGAGTTATACAATTTATTTGCAGGCAAAAAAGCCGTGCCAAGTCTGAGAATTTTAGAGCGTTATCGCATTGATTATCGTGATGACAATCGCATTGTTTGGCATTATGAAGATATTAATTGGGACATGGGTGTTGAATATATGGCTGCCAGCCAGAAGCAAACCCGATACAAAGTTAGTCCATTGATGATGGCACACGAAGTGGATTGTGAATTGGCAGGTGATGATGCACAAGAGATTTGGACTTGCACCGATTTAATGCGCACCTATGAAGACGATTTAACCGATGACGCTCAATCCTTCAACGAAACCATGGGCAAAGAGCCAATTTCTGACCCCTTCCATTATCAAGAATGGGATTATCAAATCCAATTACACCGCCCCGACTGGGTAACGATTTACGAGCGCCGAGCACCCAAAGGTAACGCTGAAGATATTGAAGATATTTTGACCGAATACAAGCCAATTGCACACCGTATTCGCCAAATTATTGACCTCCTCACACCCGCAGGCGTACAACGCCAGCGAGGTATGGAAGATGGCGATGAAGTAGATATTAACGCTGCCATTGACGCTATGATTGCTATTCGCATGGGCGAGCAACCTAATCCAAGAATTACTATGCGTAATGTCCTTAATACTCGAGATTTGTCAGTCGTTGTGCTATTAGATTTATCAGAATCCACCAACGAAACCATGGCAGGATCAGACAAAACTGTTCTACAACTCACCCGAGAAGCAGCCACTTTAGTCGCAACTGCCATCGAAGGCATTGGCGACCCATTCGCCTTACACGGCTTTGCCTCTGACGGTCGCCACGATGTGCAATATTTTCGCCTCAAAGACTTTAATCAACACTTTGACGACGAAGCCAAATCTCGCCTAGCAGGTATGAAAGGCGGATTGTCTACCCGTATGGGTGCAGCCCTCAGGCACGCCGGCACACACTTACACAAGCAAAATGAAAAACGCAAACTAATCTTACTCGTTACCGACGGCGAACCCGCCGACATCGATGAAAACGACCCACAACACCTGCGTTTTGACACCAAAAAAGCCGTAGAAGAACTCTATTCCACCGGCGTCCTAACCTACTGCTTAACCTTAGACCCTAATGCCGATACTTATGTCAAACGCATTTTTGGTGAAAATAATTACACTGTGGTGGACAATGTTGAGAAATTGCCTGAGCAGTTGCCGTTGCTTTTTGCGAGTTTGACGGCTTAA
- a CDS encoding IS5 family transposase — protein MDWQVFNDAFTKHYCLNNGRPSKPIRLMVGLLILKQLENLSDEVVIMQFKRNPYYQYFCGHSAYIANVACNATELVHFRKRIGVKGFNLIFKMSVELHGKKAQESTALIDTTVQEKNITYPTDAKLAIKIINRLNKLAKQHSIKQRRTYVKEVKNCRLSIRHFRHVKKRAKAKKALKRLRTIANKLIRELQRKLPAYSLFEIYQKDFLFYQKVLAQQPGDKNKIYALHEPDVYVIAKGKDHKKYEYGNKVSIVSTKDSNIIVGVASHKTNIHDSKTLDTAIVHANANRIKPIQKAVCDRGYVGAKEVLGAEIILLKKPLKRDSRYQRDKKRKLCKRRAAIEPIIGHLKADFRLSRNLLKGQVGDEINVLMAAVAWNLKKWLIATVIFLSLQKIGLFFVKRARILCVIV, from the coding sequence ATAGACTGGCAAGTTTTCAATGATGCCTTCACCAAGCACTATTGCCTTAACAATGGCAGACCCTCAAAACCCATTCGCCTAATGGTAGGCTTGCTTATCCTCAAACAGTTAGAGAATCTATCAGATGAAGTCGTTATTATGCAGTTTAAAAGAAATCCGTATTACCAATACTTTTGTGGTCACAGTGCTTATATTGCTAATGTAGCTTGTAACGCCACTGAGTTAGTGCATTTCAGAAAACGCATTGGCGTTAAAGGTTTTAATCTTATCTTTAAAATGAGCGTTGAGTTACACGGTAAAAAAGCACAAGAGTCAACTGCGTTAATTGACACCACCGTTCAAGAGAAAAACATCACTTATCCTACTGACGCCAAACTGGCAATTAAGATAATTAATCGCTTAAACAAACTGGCAAAACAACACAGCATCAAACAGCGAAGAACTTATGTCAAAGAAGTTAAAAACTGTCGTCTTAGCATTCGCCACTTTCGCCATGTCAAAAAGCGTGCCAAAGCCAAAAAAGCCCTTAAAAGACTCAGAACCATTGCCAACAAGCTTATCCGTGAACTGCAACGCAAACTTCCAGCCTATTCTTTGTTTGAAATCTATCAAAAAGACTTCTTGTTCTACCAAAAAGTGCTCGCTCAACAACCTGGAGACAAAAACAAAATTTACGCCCTACATGAGCCTGATGTTTATGTTATTGCCAAAGGCAAAGACCATAAGAAATATGAATATGGCAACAAAGTTTCAATCGTCTCTACCAAAGACAGCAACATTATCGTTGGCGTGGCAAGCCATAAAACAAACATTCATGATTCAAAAACACTAGATACAGCCATTGTTCACGCTAACGCTAATCGTATCAAGCCCATTCAGAAGGCAGTATGTGATAGAGGGTATGTGGGTGCAAAAGAAGTATTAGGTGCTGAAATCATCTTACTTAAAAAGCCCCTGAAACGAGACAGCCGTTACCAACGAGATAAAAAGCGTAAGTTGTGTAAAAGACGAGCAGCAATAGAACCTATCATTGGACATCTTAAAGCAGATTTTAGATTGTCTAGGAATTTACTCAAAGGGCAAGTTGGTGATGAAATTAATGTTTTAATGGCTGCTGTGGCGTGGAATTTGAAAAAGTGGCTGATTGCCACTGTTATTTTTTTGTCTTTGCAAAAAATTGGTTTGTTTTTTGTGAAAAGGGCGAGGATTTTGTGTGTTATTGTTTGA
- the vapC gene encoding type II toxin-antitoxin system tRNA(fMet)-specific endonuclease VapC encodes MLDTNIISYLIKSHDEMLVRKFEVVSQYDLVVISSISVAELRYGVKKKQSKNLETVVNNFLHPLEQKDFDESSAIIYGDIRVDLEKRGRVIGALDMLIAAHAKSLGATIVTNNTKEFDRVVGLKVENWVV; translated from the coding sequence ATGTTGGACACCAATATTATTTCTTATTTGATTAAAAGTCATGATGAGATGTTGGTGCGTAAATTTGAGGTGGTGTCGCAGTATGATTTGGTTGTGATTTCTTCTATTAGTGTTGCTGAATTGCGTTATGGTGTGAAGAAAAAGCAATCAAAAAACTTAGAAACGGTTGTTAATAATTTTTTACATCCGCTTGAACAAAAAGACTTTGATGAATCATCGGCAATTATTTATGGGGATATTCGTGTTGATTTGGAAAAACGAGGTAGGGTTATTGGTGCGTTGGATATGTTAATTGCCGCACATGCAAAAAGTTTAGGCGCTACTATTGTTACTAACAACACTAAAGAGTTTGATAGGGTTGTGGGTTTGAAGGTGGAAAATTGGGTGGTATGA
- a CDS encoding tetratricopeptide repeat protein, translating to MSNEKKPLIFEVSQSNFEELVIHNSLHLPVLVEFMGVWSGPCIKTADAIAELATEFAGAFIFAKIDIDEQDALKQQFAIVNVPTLVVFKGGCEIQREEGELQTEALRILLKHYGIFRKSDELRTQARQKHMEGDTQAAIILLTEAISSDPGNTRVALDMVQIFLDIGEVEQARGLFGRLPESAQKSEIGLSISSQFNFLRLAQNTAGMATLQAQVLESPDDYQAHFDLAVCLFSQHDIEQGMENLFFIQTNRPDFKAGAAQEMIGLICNILANSNPEKSGGYRRRLANLVSK from the coding sequence ATGAGCAATGAGAAAAAACCGTTAATATTTGAGGTTAGTCAAAGTAATTTTGAAGAATTGGTCATACATAATTCATTACATTTGCCTGTGTTGGTGGAGTTTATGGGCGTATGGTCAGGTCCTTGTATTAAAACAGCGGATGCCATTGCAGAGTTGGCGACTGAATTTGCGGGGGCGTTTATTTTTGCTAAGATTGATATTGATGAACAGGATGCGTTAAAGCAGCAATTTGCTATTGTCAATGTGCCTACTCTGGTGGTTTTTAAAGGGGGTTGTGAGATACAAAGAGAGGAGGGTGAATTACAAACGGAAGCGTTGCGTATTTTGCTTAAACATTATGGTATCTTTAGAAAATCTGATGAATTACGCACGCAGGCTAGGCAAAAGCACATGGAGGGCGATACTCAGGCGGCGATTATATTGCTGACTGAGGCAATTTCATCTGACCCTGGTAATACACGCGTGGCGTTAGATATGGTGCAAATATTTTTGGACATTGGCGAAGTGGAACAGGCGCGGGGTTTGTTTGGCAGATTGCCAGAATCTGCGCAAAAGAGTGAGATTGGCTTGTCAATTTCTAGTCAATTTAATTTTCTCCGCTTGGCGCAAAATACTGCTGGTATGGCGACACTTCAAGCTCAGGTGTTAGAATCGCCTGATGATTATCAGGCGCATTTTGATTTGGCGGTTTGTTTGTTTTCACAACACGATATTGAGCAAGGGATGGAGAATTTGTTTTTTATTCAAACCAATAGGCCAGATTTTAAAGCAGGTGCGGCTCAGGAGATGATTGGGTTAATTTGTAATATACTTGCCAACAGTAATCCAGAAAAAAGTGGGGGATATCGTCGTCGTTTGGCTAATTTAGTGAGTAAATAA
- a CDS encoding antitoxin: MLAKVFQSGNSQAVRLPKAMRFDVSEVEIERVGESLVLTPYKKPDWQKMSDALDQFKALDFEFDRNQPQQIRDDLF; the protein is encoded by the coding sequence ATGTTAGCAAAAGTATTTCAATCAGGTAATTCTCAGGCGGTGCGTTTGCCTAAGGCGATGCGGTTTGATGTAAGTGAGGTGGAGATTGAACGAGTGGGTGAGTCTTTGGTTTTAACGCCTTATAAAAAGCCAGATTGGCAAAAAATGAGTGATGCGTTGGATCAATTCAAGGCATTGGATTTTGAATTTGATAGAAATCAGCCGCAGCAAATTAGAGATGATTTGTTTTGA
- a CDS encoding CbbQ/NirQ/NorQ/GpvN family protein — protein MNDIKIDPKQYVIKDEPYYEAVDNEVSLYQSAYDVRMPMMIKGPTGCGKSRFVEYMAYKLGKPLISVACNEDMTASDLVGRFLLDKDGTKWQDGPLTTAARIGAICYLDEIVEARQDTTVVIHPLTDHRRELPLDKKGELVKAHPDFQLVISYNPGYQSLMKDLKQSTKQRFGGLDFDYPETELEVSIVAKESGVDKAMAEKLVQIAHRARNLKGHGLDEGISTRLLVYAGQLIAKGVDAQSACSMTMITPLTDDPDMRDTLHAAVQTFLG, from the coding sequence ATGAACGATATAAAAATAGACCCAAAACAATATGTAATTAAAGATGAGCCTTATTATGAGGCAGTTGATAACGAGGTAAGCCTCTATCAATCAGCATATGATGTGCGTATGCCCATGATGATCAAAGGGCCAACAGGTTGTGGAAAATCTCGTTTTGTTGAATATATGGCGTATAAATTAGGCAAGCCGTTAATCAGCGTTGCCTGTAATGAAGATATGACCGCCTCTGATTTGGTTGGGCGTTTTTTATTAGACAAAGACGGCACCAAATGGCAAGACGGCCCTTTGACCACAGCAGCACGCATTGGCGCAATTTGTTATCTTGATGAAATCGTTGAAGCGCGTCAAGATACCACCGTTGTCATTCACCCACTCACCGACCACCGTCGTGAATTACCCTTGGATAAAAAAGGCGAATTGGTCAAAGCGCACCCAGATTTCCAACTGGTTATTTCCTACAATCCCGGTTATCAATCTCTAATGAAAGACCTTAAGCAATCCACCAAGCAACGCTTTGGCGGATTAGATTTTGATTACCCAGAAACAGAATTAGAAGTATCCATCGTCGCCAAAGAATCAGGCGTTGACAAAGCCATGGCTGAAAAATTAGTACAAATCGCACACCGTGCCAGAAACCTCAAAGGCCACGGCTTAGACGAAGGCATCTCCACCCGTTTATTGGTTTACGCCGGTCAATTAATCGCCAAAGGCGTTGACGCACAGTCCGCCTGTAGCATGACAATGATTACACCGTTAACCGATGATCCTGATATGCGTGATACTTTACATGCCGCTGTTCAGACATTTTTAGGTTAA
- a CDS encoding form I ribulose bisphosphate carboxylase large subunit, with protein MAKVYDAGVKDYRETYWMPDYTPKETDILACFKVTPQDGVPREEVAAAVAAESSTGTWTTVWTDLLTDLDYYKGRCYAIEDVPGDDTCFYAFIAYPIDLFEEGSVVNIMTSLVGNVFGFKALRALRLEDIRFPIAYVMTCNGPPQGIQLERDILNKYGRPLLGCTIKPKLGLSAKNYGRACYEGLRGGLDFTKDDENVNSQPFMRWRARFDFVQEAIEKAEAETGERKGHYLNVTAPTSDEMMKRAEYAKEIGSPIIMHDYITGGWSANTQLAQWCQDNGMLLHIHRAMHAVLDRNPHHGIHFRVLTKILRLSGGDHLHSGTVVGKLEGDRDATLGWIDIMRDSYIKEDRSRGIFFDQDWGAMPGVIPVASGGIHVWHMPALVNIFGDDSCLQFGGGTLGHPWGNAAGAAANRVAVEACVEARNTGRELEKEGKDILTTAAKHSPELAIAMETWKEIKFEFDTVDKIDVAHK; from the coding sequence ATGGCTAAAGTTTATGATGCGGGCGTAAAAGACTACCGCGAAACTTATTGGATGCCAGATTATACGCCGAAAGAGACGGATATTCTGGCTTGTTTTAAAGTAACACCACAAGACGGTGTGCCTAGAGAAGAAGTTGCAGCAGCAGTTGCAGCCGAATCTTCTACAGGTACATGGACAACGGTATGGACAGATTTGTTGACAGATTTGGACTATTACAAAGGTCGTTGTTATGCGATTGAAGATGTCCCAGGTGATGACACTTGTTTTTATGCATTCATTGCATACCCAATCGATTTATTCGAAGAAGGTTCTGTTGTTAACATCATGACTTCTTTGGTTGGTAATGTATTTGGTTTTAAAGCATTACGCGCACTAAGATTGGAAGACATTAGATTCCCAATTGCTTATGTAATGACTTGTAACGGTCCACCACAAGGTATCCAGTTAGAGCGTGATATTTTGAACAAATATGGTCGTCCTTTATTGGGTTGTACGATTAAGCCTAAATTAGGTTTATCAGCTAAGAACTATGGCCGTGCTTGTTATGAAGGTCTTCGTGGTGGTTTAGACTTCACCAAAGATGATGAAAATGTAAACTCACAACCATTTATGCGTTGGAGAGCTAGATTTGACTTCGTTCAAGAAGCCATTGAAAAAGCAGAAGCTGAAACTGGTGAGCGTAAAGGTCACTACCTGAATGTAACCGCACCTACTTCTGATGAAATGATGAAGCGTGCAGAATATGCCAAAGAAATTGGTTCGCCAATCATTATGCATGACTACATTACTGGTGGCTGGAGTGCTAACACACAGTTAGCGCAGTGGTGTCAAGACAACGGTATGTTGTTACACATTCACCGTGCAATGCATGCGGTTCTTGACCGTAACCCGCACCACGGTATCCATTTCCGTGTCTTAACTAAGATTTTGCGTTTGTCTGGTGGTGATCACTTACACTCAGGTACAGTTGTTGGTAAGCTTGAAGGCGACCGTGATGCAACTTTGGGTTGGATTGATATTATGCGTGATTCTTATATTAAAGAAGACCGCTCTCGTGGTATCTTCTTTGACCAAGACTGGGGCGCTATGCCGGGTGTAATCCCTGTTGCTTCAGGTGGTATTCATGTATGGCATATGCCAGCATTGGTTAACATTTTCGGCGACGATTCTTGTTTACAGTTTGGTGGTGGTACGCTAGGTCACCCTTGGGGTAACGCAGCAGGTGCAGCAGCTAACCGTGTTGCCGTTGAAGCTTGTGTTGAAGCGCGTAACACAGGTCGCGAACTTGAGAAAGAAGGCAAGGATATTTTAACTACTGCAGCTAAGCACAGTCCTGAATTGGCGATTGCGATGGAAACTTGGAAAGAAATCAAGTTTGAATTCGATACCGTTGATAAGATTGATGTGGCACACAAGTAA
- a CDS encoding RNA-directed DNA polymerase, with amino-acid sequence MRTVLDLTSDKAKAFFLNEENYCNVKLPSYFKFNDLLKAIDDEYTQLKSEKEIYKTKNEYPSNFENINYKLFSNKDGRYAWRLFQLIHPVLYVSLVNHITNDWDTIKKAFDRFKDNKKIICASIPTANQKQQINAWVKNVEQKSIELALEYEYLFETDIVDCYGAIYTHSIPWAIHTKITAKDKRKDKQYIGNKIDMLLQGMNYGQTNGIPQGSALMDFIAEMVLGYIDEELTKKLIECDDYRIIRYRDDYRIFTNDIATGKKIVKELSNILADMGMRLNNEKTKDSNDIVVSAIKADKMQVIIDNRPDSYSLQHQLLYIKNLSEQYPNSGKLISKLEDFRVALSRQLNYQIKNKKLLCIRRGGLKKIKKFKHKQLKKQFKVLISILTSIALKNPRCYPVFAAIVGEIICSLYKDNANQKEEIFDLIFKKFESEANSELLYLWLQRIALVCNVTINTSPNKLLDNAKKVYANSPISSGDLPDIWNSKDWLDPDFCNIIKDNDIINKEVMEQLDCVIHKDELGFNGIFSG; translated from the coding sequence ATGAGGACTGTATTAGATTTAACAAGCGATAAGGCAAAAGCATTTTTTCTTAATGAAGAAAATTATTGTAATGTTAAACTTCCTTCGTATTTTAAATTTAATGATTTACTGAAAGCTATTGATGATGAATACACTCAACTCAAGTCCGAAAAAGAAATCTACAAAACCAAGAATGAATACCCTAGCAACTTTGAAAATATTAATTACAAATTATTTAGTAACAAAGATGGTAGGTATGCATGGCGTTTATTTCAATTAATTCACCCCGTTTTGTATGTCTCATTGGTAAACCATATAACCAATGATTGGGACACGATTAAAAAGGCTTTTGATAGATTTAAAGATAATAAAAAAATTATTTGTGCAAGCATACCTACTGCAAATCAAAAACAACAAATCAATGCTTGGGTTAAAAATGTAGAGCAGAAGTCCATTGAATTGGCTTTGGAGTATGAGTATTTATTTGAAACTGACATTGTTGATTGTTATGGGGCGATTTATACACATTCAATTCCTTGGGCAATTCACACAAAAATAACAGCAAAAGATAAAAGAAAGGACAAACAATATATTGGCAATAAAATCGATATGCTTTTACAAGGTATGAATTACGGACAAACTAATGGCATACCTCAAGGTAGTGCCTTAATGGATTTTATTGCCGAAATGGTTTTAGGTTATATCGATGAAGAATTAACTAAAAAATTAATAGAATGCGATGATTATCGTATTATTAGATATAGAGATGATTATCGAATATTTACTAACGATATAGCAACTGGAAAAAAGATTGTCAAGGAATTATCTAATATTTTGGCTGATATGGGCATGCGTTTAAATAATGAAAAAACCAAAGACTCTAATGATATTGTTGTGAGTGCAATTAAAGCAGACAAAATGCAGGTTATTATTGACAATCGTCCTGATAGCTACAGCCTGCAACACCAACTTTTGTATATTAAAAATTTATCAGAACAATATCCAAATTCTGGGAAATTAATATCCAAATTAGAGGATTTTAGAGTAGCTCTATCTAGGCAGTTAAATTATCAAATAAAAAATAAGAAATTGCTTTGCATTAGAAGGGGTGGATTGAAGAAAATTAAAAAGTTCAAGCATAAGCAATTAAAAAAACAATTTAAGGTTTTAATTAGTATTTTGACTAGCATCGCATTAAAAAACCCAAGGTGTTATCCAGTATTTGCTGCAATAGTTGGTGAAATAATTTGTAGCCTTTACAAGGACAATGCCAATCAAAAGGAAGAAATATTTGATTTAATTTTTAAAAAATTTGAAAGTGAAGCTAATAGCGAGTTATTGTACTTGTGGCTACAAAGAATTGCTTTAGTTTGTAATGTAACAATTAATACCTCCCCTAATAAATTATTAGACAACGCAAAAAAAGTATATGCAAACAGCCCAATTTCTAGTGGTGATTTACCTGATATATGGAACTCTAAAGATTGGCTAGACCCTGATTTTTGTAATATAATTAAAGATAATGATATTATAAATAAAGAAGTTATGGAGCAATTAGATTGTGTTATTCATAAGGATGAATTAGGTTTCAATGGAATTTTCAGTGGATAA